Part of the Kamptonema formosum PCC 6407 genome, GCATTTGAGGACAATACGCGATCGCATCCTGAATAGTAAAGAACTCACCAGTAGGTTATTGGGATTGTATCAGCAAATTTTGCAGCGGGGAGGAATAGAAGCTAGTTATTGTGCTGAACAAATGGAGTTGCAGTTATCGGGATTAGTGGTTAAACATCAGGGTAAGTTAAGGGTTTATAATTTAATTTATCAATCTGTTTTTAATGCGAGTTGGGTAGAGAAGGCATTAGCTAATTTACGTCCCTATAGTGAGGCAATCTCGGCTTGGTTGGCTTCTAGTTGTCAGGATGAATCGCGGTTGTTGCGAGGGGAGGCTTTACAGGATGCACTTGTCTGGGGAACTGGTAAAAGTTTGAGCGATCATGATTATCAGTTTTTAGCTGCTAGTCAGGCCTTGGATAAGCGAGAAATTCAAATTGCTTTAGATTTAAAAGAAGAAGAAAGTCGCATACTAGCTAAAGCTAATGAGGAAGCAAATAGAAAAATTAAAAGAGCCAATATCAGCATAGGATTTGGGTCGGCTGTACTATTAATTATGTTAATTGTTGCCGCTATCGCAGCTACACAGACGTGGCAACAAATCAAGAAAGCTGAGCAAGCTGAGCAAAAAATGGCTGATGTTAACCAAAAGGCAGTTGAGGCGCAGAAACAAGTCAAAATGGCAGAAAAAACTAGAAGTTTTGCTGAGGATCAATTAAAAGAAGCAGAGGCACAGTCAAAATTAACTCAGCAGGAAATGCAAAAAGCTAATCAGGAGCTAGCTGCTGCCAAAACTGAACTAGAAAAAGTTAGAGAAGATGCAGAACGTAAGCGTCAGGAAGCGATGCAAAGAGTGAGCATTGCGGAGGGAAAAAAAGTTAATCTTCAACAAGAAGCTGTCAAAGCACAGCAGCTCAGTCAGGAAGCAGCTCAAAGTCAGAAAATAGCAGAAGAACAAGCAATTGCAGCGCAACAACAGGCAGCTAAGGCAGAGCAAAAAACTCAGGAGGCAACTCAGAAACAGAAAGAATACGAGCAAAAAATAGCAAAATTCAGCAAAGAAGCTACTCTTGCCAAGACAGAATTACAAAAGCTAAGTATAGAATTAAATTCGGGTCAGATTGAACTAAATGCTAGAGAATTTACGGTTTTAATTGGTACAGAAGATGGTCGTGGGTCAGGGGTGATTATTGGCCGCCAAGATGACACTTATCTTGTACTCACAGCCTACGATGTAATTTTTCAACCTGGGGGATTTGAAATTCAGGCACCTGATGGAGAACGCTATCCTATTTACTCTGGTCATGTGCTAAAAGAGGTTAACTTAGCAGTATTAGCATTTACCAGCAATCAAGAATATCGAGTTGCTGAATTAGGCAATTCTGACGAATTGAAGGAAGGTACAAGGATTTATTATGCAGGCTATTCTAGCCCAGGATTAATAGTTCCAGAAAGCCTTTATTATTTTCTTAGCGCTCGTATTACTGAGCGTTTGCCAATGCAGACAAACGGTTATGAACTAGCATTTAATGGGGTTGGGATACCAGGAATGTCTGGCGGTCCGATAATCGATACTAAGGGTAGGGTTGTAGGAATTTCTGGGAAAGCTAATATAAATCAAAATACCAAGCAAATGGTAGGAATTTACGGCGTTCCGATTAAAACATTTGAGAAATTACAAGCACAACAGCTATCTACTGCAACACCTGTAACATTACTTCCAGTTCCTTTATCTGATCAACCATCAAATATCAGCAATAGGATATTCTTATGCGGGATGAGTCAGGGAAACCCAGCAACCCTTGTTCGTACTGTGAGAGGGCCGATGACAGTTATTATCTGGACTAATGAGGAATATACTGCATCGGGCTGGACTCCTGAGCGTCGCTGCAAGGAAATTTCTGCTAGATTTGAAAGACTTAATAGATCTGGTCAATTAAAATATCTTAAAGCCGGGACGGTTAGTGGTCAATCTGTTATATGCGGTACAGATTCCAGGGAGAGTTTATGCTCGTCAAATAATGTGTTAGTAGCTCTCCCTTCTGGTACTGATGCTAACTTAGCTCTTAATCATCTATTAAATATAAGAGTTGGAGCTTCTTCAAGACCACTATATTTATGAAGCGATGGTAGCTACTGTCCTGATAAAAGGAAGAGTGCTAGTCATCAGTGAAATTGAAAGCGCGATCGCACTCTATAAATTAATGAAGATTGAACTTCGCCACCCTTATAAACCTAAAATTGCACACACAGCCTTAGCCACCTCCTGCATATAGATATCATCCAAATTGCCAAGCACCCTAATTAGCCTCGATTTATCACTAACTCTAATCTGTTCACAAAGCAGTACCGAATCCTGACTTAATCCCCCTATACCTGCGGGAACAAAC contains:
- a CDS encoding COP23 domain-containing protein; the encoded protein is MNTAQKVEYEYKVGGSLPPDAPSYVTRRADFELLEALKAGEFCYVLNSRQMGKSSLRVRTMQRLKTEKFACAALDMTKIGSKEVTANQWYKGIISELIRGLDLLGKVNLKTWRSEQEGLSPVQQLSRFIEDVLLVKVPGERVIIFVDEIDSVLSLNFCLDDFFALIRWCYNQRVDNPEYHRLAFCLLGVATPSDLIADKRRTPFNIGRAIEVTGFKLEEAKLSLTQGLAAKVDYPEMILEELLDWTGGQPFLTQKLCKLVVDKAESRMPNIESLVTQYIIDNWESQDEPEHLRTIRDRILNSKELTSRLLGLYQQILQRGGIEASYCAEQMELQLSGLVVKHQGKLRVYNLIYQSVFNASWVEKALANLRPYSEAISAWLASSCQDESRLLRGEALQDALVWGTGKSLSDHDYQFLAASQALDKREIQIALDLKEEESRILAKANEEANRKIKRANISIGFGSAVLLIMLIVAAIAATQTWQQIKKAEQAEQKMADVNQKAVEAQKQVKMAEKTRSFAEDQLKEAEAQSKLTQQEMQKANQELAAAKTELEKVREDAERKRQEAMQRVSIAEGKKVNLQQEAVKAQQLSQEAAQSQKIAEEQAIAAQQQAAKAEQKTQEATQKQKEYEQKIAKFSKEATLAKTELQKLSIELNSGQIELNAREFTVLIGTEDGRGSGVIIGRQDDTYLVLTAYDVIFQPGGFEIQAPDGERYPIYSGHVLKEVNLAVLAFTSNQEYRVAELGNSDELKEGTRIYYAGYSSPGLIVPESLYYFLSARITERLPMQTNGYELAFNGVGIPGMSGGPIIDTKGRVVGISGKANINQNTKQMVGIYGVPIKTFEKLQAQQLSTATPVTLLPVPLSDQPSNISNRIFLCGMSQGNPATLVRTVRGPMTVIIWTNEEYTASGWTPERRCKEISARFERLNRSGQLKYLKAGTVSGQSVICGTDSRESLCSSNNVLVALPSGTDANLALNHLLNIRVGASSRPLYL